One Umboniibacter marinipuniceus DNA window includes the following coding sequences:
- the pstA gene encoding phosphate ABC transporter permease PstA, producing MTNSNLDRVRQSLKKRHRRERRFKRLGMLAILFAVSALVILLSDVFLKGYKAFIQTEVRIEVSFDQQLLGVDELTTEALRGANWNGVIKSSLRDMYPDVTRRADKRALYALVSESSQWQLAEQLEANPEWLNGTHSVWLRASSDVDMWYKYFREESVGTRLNEKQIAWTEALIEQDSMRSVFNRIFFQNGASRNPEEAGIRGALIGSLLTLLVTFCVSFPIAVATAVYLEEFAPKNRFTQFVEVNINNLAAVPSITFGLLGLAVFLQWFGMPRSAPLVGGLVLSLMTLPTIIIAARAAIKSVPPSIRDAALGLGASKTQVVFHHVVPLAMPGILTGTIIGLAQALGETAPLMMIGMVAFIVDVPSTITDPSAVLPVQIFLWSDAPERGYMEKTSGAILVLLMFLMVMNAFAVWLRKRLEKRW from the coding sequence ATGACTAATTCAAATTTAGATCGGGTAAGGCAGTCACTGAAAAAGCGCCATCGCCGCGAGCGTCGTTTTAAGCGCCTTGGAATGCTGGCGATTCTCTTCGCTGTCAGCGCGCTGGTGATCCTACTGAGTGACGTATTTTTGAAGGGTTACAAGGCCTTCATTCAAACCGAGGTTCGCATTGAAGTAAGCTTCGATCAGCAACTACTAGGTGTTGATGAGCTCACCACTGAAGCGCTTCGTGGCGCTAATTGGAATGGGGTGATCAAATCAAGCTTGCGGGATATGTATCCTGACGTAACGCGCCGAGCAGATAAGCGCGCGCTCTATGCGCTGGTGTCGGAAAGTTCTCAGTGGCAGTTGGCCGAGCAGCTTGAAGCTAACCCAGAGTGGTTGAATGGCACCCATTCAGTATGGCTTCGCGCCAGTTCTGATGTGGATATGTGGTACAAGTACTTCCGCGAGGAATCGGTGGGCACACGACTCAACGAAAAGCAGATAGCTTGGACCGAAGCGCTCATTGAGCAAGACAGCATGCGCTCCGTGTTTAACCGCATCTTCTTCCAGAATGGCGCCTCGAGAAACCCTGAGGAAGCGGGCATTAGAGGGGCGCTGATAGGGTCCTTGCTAACACTGTTAGTAACCTTCTGCGTATCCTTTCCCATTGCGGTTGCGACCGCGGTATACCTTGAGGAGTTTGCGCCAAAGAACCGCTTCACTCAATTCGTTGAGGTGAACATCAACAATTTGGCTGCTGTGCCATCAATCACCTTCGGCCTGCTTGGCTTAGCGGTTTTTCTTCAATGGTTCGGCATGCCGCGCTCGGCACCGCTTGTGGGTGGTCTAGTATTAAGTTTAATGACATTGCCAACAATTATTATCGCGGCACGTGCAGCGATTAAGTCGGTACCGCCCTCTATTCGCGATGCGGCTCTGGGCTTGGGCGCCTCCAAGACACAGGTGGTCTTCCATCACGTGGTGCCATTGGCGATGCCTGGTATCTTGACCGGAACCATCATTGGTTTAGCGCAAGCGCTCGGTGAAACAGCACCGCTAATGATGATTGGTATGGTTGCCTTTATTGTTGACGTGCCTTCAACAATCACTGATCCGTCTGCGGTACTGCCGGTACAGATTTTCCTTTGGTCTGATGCACCAGAGCGCGGGTATATGGAAAAGACCTCAGGGGCAATTCTTGTCCTACTGATGTTCTTGATGGTCATGAACGCCTTTGCGGTATGGCTGCGTAAGCGCCTCGAAAAGCGCTGGTAA